Part of the Pseudomonas baltica genome is shown below.
GAAGGCTTCAAGCGCGGCATGGCCGGTGTCGCCCGTGAACGCGTGGTGCAAATGGGCGCAGGCGGCGCCGGTGCGGCCGTGGCTCATGCGCTGATCGCCGAAGGTGTGCAGCAACTGACGATTTTCGACGTCGAAGCCAGCCGTGCCCAGGCACTGGTCGACAACATCAATGAGCATTTCAGCGGCCAGCGCGCAGTGCTCGGTACCGACCTGAGCGCCAGCGTCGGCGCCGCCGACGGCCTGGTCAACACCACGCCCATGGGCATGGCCAAACTGCCGGGCATGCCAGTACCCAAGGCGCTGCTGCGCGCCGACCTGTGGGTAGCGGAGATCGTCTACTTCCCGCTGGAAACCGAACTGCTGCGCGAAGCCCGGGCGCTGGGTGCACGCACCCTCGACGGCGGCACCATGGCGGTGTTCCAGGCGGTCAAGGCGTTCGAGCTGTTCAGTGGCATCGAGCCCGATGCCCAGCGGATGGTCGAGCACTTCAATAGCATGAATGGCTGATCATCCCTTTCGCGGGCAGAACCCGCTCCCACAGGGTATCGCGTGCACCTGTGGGAGCGGGCTTTGCCCGCGCAAGGGCCCGCTGCATCACCGTAGATTGGCGGACTAAACCAGCAAATACCGCAGCACCGAATCGCAGATCATCTGCCGATGGCTCTGGCGCAGTTGCGCATCGCCGAAGTCCACCTGGAACAACTCGCCAAAGGTGTGGCGGTTGGACACTCGATAGAAGCAGAACGAACTGATCAGCAGGTGTACATCGATCGCCTGCAAACCACCGCGAAAGACCCCCAGCTTGGCCCCTCGCAGCAATATCTCGTCCAGCGCCAGCAACACGCTCTTGTTCATCGAACGGATCGTCTCGGACTGTTTGACGTATTCGCCCTTGTGCATGTTTTCGTTGCACACGATGCGCACGAAATCGACATTGCGATCGTGGTGATCGAAAGTGAATTCCACCAGCCGGGTAATCCCTTCGACAGGATCAAGTTCGGCCAGGTGCAGGTCGTTCTCGGTGTTGCGGATATCACCGTAGAGCTTCTCGAGCACCTCGACGTAGAGCTGCTCCTTGCTGCCGAAGTAGTAATAGATCATGCGTTTGGAGGTTTGCGTGCGCTCGGCGATGGCATCGACGCGGGCGCCCGCCAAGCCTTGCAGGACAAACTCGGTGATGGCCGCCTGCAGAATATTCTCACGGGTCTTTTCAGGGTTGTTCTTGCGCGATTTGCGCGGAGCCGCGGCAGGCTCGACGCCAGGGTCTTGAATTATTGTCATGGGGCGCTCGTGGCCGACGTGAATCAGCTCCAATTATGAAGTCCGTGGCCGGGGTAAGGGAAGCCTGCAGGCGCCTGAATCAGACGTCGCCCCGCAGGCTGTCGCTTCGACTTAGAGTTTTGCGTGGCGGATGCCACCGGCGCGGGCCTTGGCCATGGCAGCCAGGCGCACAGCTACGTTTGCCGCACCGTAGCCAGCATAATCGCCGCGACGCTGGATGATTTCGAAGAAGAAGCGATCTTCGAACGGTTCGGTGTACACGTGAAACAGCTCGCCGCCGTTGGCGTCACGATCGTAAAGCACGTTGTAGTACGCCAGTTCGCTGAGGAATTCGTCATCGAAATCGAAGCGCGCTGCCAGGTCGTCGTAGTAATTGAGCGGGATATCGAGCAATGCCACACCCGACTCCTTGGCTTTGCTGACGGCGGCGAAGATGTCATCGCAATCGAAAGCGATGTGATGCACGCCCGAACCGCGGTAGGTCGACAGTGCATGGGAAATCGCCGTATTGCGGTTTTCCGAGACATTCAACGGCAGTCGAATGGTACTGCAGCGGCTGCGGATCGCACGGCTTTTGACCAGCCCGTACGGGTCAGGCAGCACCACCTCGTCGTCCGCCTTGAAGTCCAGCAGGCTCTTGTAGAACAGCACCCAGCTGTCGAGGCTGTCTGGCGGCAGGGCCATGGCCATGTGGTCGATGCGCTTGAGGCCGACGGTGCTCGGCGGCAATGGCTTGATGTCGAAATCGGTGTCGTAGATGGTACGCCCGTCGGCGTCCTGATCGACCAGATAGATCAGGCTGCCATCGGGGGCGCGCACGGCCGCCAGATGGCGCTCGTTGGGGCCGACCAGGCCGCGATAAGGCTGACCGCGGTAGTCGATGGCCCGTTGCAGCGCGCTGGCGCTATCCTTGACCCGGATCGCCGTGGCGCAGAGCGACGGCCCGTGGGATTCGAAGAAGCTGTGGGCGAAGGAGTACGGCTCGGAGTTGAGGATCAGGTTGATATCGCCCTGGCGATACAGCTCGACGGCCTTGGAGCGGTGCTTGCCCGACGCGGTAAAGCCCAGGCGCTGGAACCAGTGGCCCAATTTGGCGCCCAGCGCTTCGTCGACGGCGAACTCGAGGAATTCGACGCCATCGTAGGTGCTGGCCTCGGGCGGCGAGAAGAGGATATCGATGTTCGGTACTGGCTCGGCTTCCTGCTCCAGCACCTTGCGGGTTTTCTCTTCGAGATACAGCAGCGAACGCAGGCCATCGGCCGCGTTGGCGCGCGGCGGTGCAGCGCGGAAACCGTCGTTGAAGATCTCCAGCGACAGCGGACCGGTGTAGCCGGACTTGATGATCGGCGCGAGGAAGTTGGCCAGGTCGAACTCGCCCTGCCCCGGGAAGCAGCGGAAGTGGCGGCTCCATTCCAGCACGTCCATGGCCAGGATCGGTGCATCGGCCATTTGCACGAAGAAGATCTTGTCGCCCGGGATATTGGCGATGGCGCTCGGGTCGCCCTTGAGCGACAAGGTGTGGAAGCTGTCGAGCAATACGCCCAGGCTCGGGTGATCGGCCTGCCGGACGATGTCCCAGACTTGCTGATAGGTATTGACATGGCGGCCCCAGGCCAGCGCTTCGTAGCCGATGCGCAGATTGCGGGCGCCGGCGCGCTCGGCGAGCAGGCGCATGTCGTCTACCAGAATCTGCTGGTCGCCCACCGAATCGGCGGAGGCGTTGCTGCACACCAGTACCAGATCGGTGCCGAGCTCCTGCATCAGGTCGAACTTGCGCTCGGCCCGGTCCAGGTTGCGCGCCAGCTTGTCGCGGCGGCAACCTTCAAAATCGCGAAAGGGTTGGAACAGGGTGATGTCGATGCCCAGATCGGCGCACATCTGCCGGACTTCACGCGGGCTGCCGTCGTAATACAGCAGGTCGTTTTCAAAGATCTCGACACCATCGAAACCCGCAGCGGCAATGGCTTCGAGTTTTTCCGGCAGGGTACCGCTCAAGGAGACGGTGGCAATCGAACGGTGCATGTTTCCACTCCAAATGGCGGCTGAAACGGCCTTGCTGCAGGCCCTGTTTCCACTGCGCGCCAGGTTTCGGACACGCCGGCCCGCAGGTTGAAAGTGCGGGCCGATCTTGGGCGAGAATTCTGTTGGTGACGATTCTATAGCGCAATTGAGTGCGTACGAACCGGTTAGTTTTGTGTGCGATAATCGGC
Proteins encoded:
- the quiC gene encoding 3-dehydroshikimate dehydratase QuiC, encoding MHRSIATVSLSGTLPEKLEAIAAAGFDGVEIFENDLLYYDGSPREVRQMCADLGIDITLFQPFRDFEGCRRDKLARNLDRAERKFDLMQELGTDLVLVCSNASADSVGDQQILVDDMRLLAERAGARNLRIGYEALAWGRHVNTYQQVWDIVRQADHPSLGVLLDSFHTLSLKGDPSAIANIPGDKIFFVQMADAPILAMDVLEWSRHFRCFPGQGEFDLANFLAPIIKSGYTGPLSLEIFNDGFRAAPPRANAADGLRSLLYLEEKTRKVLEQEAEPVPNIDILFSPPEASTYDGVEFLEFAVDEALGAKLGHWFQRLGFTASGKHRSKAVELYRQGDINLILNSEPYSFAHSFFESHGPSLCATAIRVKDSASALQRAIDYRGQPYRGLVGPNERHLAAVRAPDGSLIYLVDQDADGRTIYDTDFDIKPLPPSTVGLKRIDHMAMALPPDSLDSWVLFYKSLLDFKADDEVVLPDPYGLVKSRAIRSRCSTIRLPLNVSENRNTAISHALSTYRGSGVHHIAFDCDDIFAAVSKAKESGVALLDIPLNYYDDLAARFDFDDEFLSELAYYNVLYDRDANGGELFHVYTEPFEDRFFFEIIQRRGDYAGYGAANVAVRLAAMAKARAGGIRHAKL
- a CDS encoding TetR/AcrR family transcriptional regulator, with protein sequence MTIIQDPGVEPAAAPRKSRKNNPEKTRENILQAAITEFVLQGLAGARVDAIAERTQTSKRMIYYYFGSKEQLYVEVLEKLYGDIRNTENDLHLAELDPVEGITRLVEFTFDHHDRNVDFVRIVCNENMHKGEYVKQSETIRSMNKSVLLALDEILLRGAKLGVFRGGLQAIDVHLLISSFCFYRVSNRHTFGELFQVDFGDAQLRQSHRQMICDSVLRYLLV
- a CDS encoding shikimate dehydrogenase: MSQNKKASVLAGLIGAGIQLSRTPALHEQEGAAQGLGYLYRLIDLDKLQLDTSHLEELLTAAERMSYTGLNITFPCKQAIIPLLDDLSAEARGIGAVNTVVLKDGKRVGHNTDCLGFGEGFKRGMAGVARERVVQMGAGGAGAAVAHALIAEGVQQLTIFDVEASRAQALVDNINEHFSGQRAVLGTDLSASVGAADGLVNTTPMGMAKLPGMPVPKALLRADLWVAEIVYFPLETELLREARALGARTLDGGTMAVFQAVKAFELFSGIEPDAQRMVEHFNSMNG